In Citrus sinensis cultivar Valencia sweet orange chromosome 2, DVS_A1.0, whole genome shotgun sequence, a single genomic region encodes these proteins:
- the LOC102619767 gene encoding F-box protein At3g07870-like yields MELDVKQKVNKRSKLEDDHQQATGMETLPREIVLHILLRLPITSLVQFKFVCRAWRALAQDPLLANLHNTTSTSKAEKNPCLILHCDFPIRNQLCFIDFSDNQDKVRKFNMPFQAKMPEFDAVGSCNGLLCLSDSLFNDAICIYNPFTRDYIELPKSMQYPDQEVVFGFGFHPVSKEYKVIKIVYYRKSCSNSSFQRTRRVIYPRSDVQVYTVGSPAWRSKGKLAYQFVRRPSEALVKGRLHWVTRPRRYSPVRGIVSFDIADEQFREVPKPDCGGLNRCNYHLTVLSGCLSVAVYGNYGKLEIWVMKDYNVKESWAKELNIGAYIPKGLKQSLDRPLKIWKNSLNGRVVRVVCILEKGEILLEYKSRVLVSYDPKCRTFNEFVFKGTPNWFQTIVHQGSFNWIDTPHDL; encoded by the coding sequence ATGGAGTTGGATGTTAAGCAAAAGGTGAACAAAAGAAGCAAGCTTGAAGATGATCATCAACAAGCAACCGGGATGGAAACTCTACCTCGAGAGATCGTGCTCCATATATTGCTGAGGCTCCCGATCACATCTTTGGTACAGTTCAAGTTTGTGTGCAGAGCTTGGAGAGCCTTGGCGCAAGACCCTCTTCTTGCTAATCTGCATAATACTACAAGTACAAGCAAAGCTGAAAAGAATCCGTGCCTCATCCTTCACTGTGACTTTCCCATCAGAAACCAGCTCTGCTTTATTGATTTTTCAGATAACCAAGACAAGGTAAGGAAATTTAACATGCCTTTCCAAGCTAAGATGCCCGAGTTTGATGCTGTAGGTTCATGTAACGGTTTGCTTTGCCTGTCTGATTCATTATTTAATGATGCAATCTGCATATATAATCCTTTTACTAGAGATTATATTGAGCTGCCCAAATCTATGCAGTATCCTGATCAAGAAGTTGTATTTGGATTTGGATTCCATCCTGTTAGTAAAGAGTACAAGGTGATTAAGATAGTTTATTATAGGAAATCTTGTAGTAATAGTAGTTTCCAACGTACCCGTAGGGTCATTTATCCCAGATCAGATGTTCAAGTCTATACTGTAGGAAGCCCTGCCTGGAGGAGTAAGGGGAAATTAGCATACCAGTTTGTCCGGAGGCCATCGGAGGCATTGGTGAAGGGGAGGCTTCATTGGGTGACGAGACCTCGGAGATATAGTCCTGTTCGTGGAATCGTGTCGTTTGACATAGCAGATGAGCAATTCCGCGAGGTCCCTAAACCTGATTGTGGTGGTCTGAATAGGTGTAACTATCATCTGACAGTTCTAAGTGGTTGTCTTTCTGTAGCAGTTTATGGCAATTATGGGAAACTGGAGATTTGGGTTATGAAAGATTATAATGTGAAGGAATCTTGGGCTAAGGAATTAAACATTGGAGCCTATATCCCTAAGGGACTAAAACAAAGTCTGGACAGACCTTTGAAGATCTGGAAGAATTCTTTGAATGGAAGAGTTGTTCGAGTTGTATGCATTCTGGAGAAAGGTGAGATCTTGTTGGAGTACAAGAGCAGAGTTCTGGTTTCTTATGATCCGAAGTGCAGAACATTTAACGAGTTTGTATTTAAGGGGACACCAAATTGGTTTCAAACGATTGTACATCAGGGAAGTTTCAATTGGATTGATACACCACATGATTTGTAA
- the LOC102631113 gene encoding F-box protein At3g07870-like: protein MEYLPQEIVLDILSRLPVTSLLHFKLVCKAWLNTAQNPLLPSLQFSRMAKNDPCLILHCDYPIRNQLYSFELSSRDEDNQTVHQIRVPALPEFDVVGSCKGLLCLCDSSTKNRLYVYNPFTRNYVELPKSTEFQNQGVVFGFGFHPTTNKYKVVKIDYCRKTHGNHRYYRGYGKSEVQILTLGSQEWRSLGQVNYHMLEAPSQVLVNGRLHWCTWPRYRGPSRLLISFDIADEQFRVVEKPDELHRIHYDLVNLGGCLSAAVPCSSGKEIWVMKEYDVKESWIKEYNIGIHVPRGLEQDLIPSFRDSKFFRNRSFVRVLCLLKNGEILLEYKCRALVSYNPRNEMFKDLLLHGMPNLFEASVHEGSLSWIDSFSDNDL, encoded by the coding sequence ATGGAATATCTCCCGCAGGAGATTGTCCTTGACATATTATCAAGGCTGCCCGTAACGTCACTACTGCACTTCAAGCTTGTATGCAAAGCCTGGCTCAACACTGCACAAAACCCTCTGCTTCCTAGTTTGCAATTTTCCCGCATGGCCAAGAATGATCCATGTCTTATCTTGCACTGTGACTACCCCATCCGAAACCAGCTCTACTCCTTTGAGCTCTCATCTCGTGATGAAGATAACCAAACGGTTCACCAAATCCGGGTACCTGCCTTGCCTGAATTCGATGTGGTAGGATCATGCAAGGGCTTGCTGTGCTTATGCGATTCATCAACAAAAAATCGACTGTACGTGTATAATCCTTTTACTAGGAACTATGTAGAGCTGCCCAAATCAACAGAGTTCCAGAATCAAGGTGTGGTGTTTGGATTTGGTTTCCATCCAACAACTAACAAGTACAAGGTTGTCAAGATTGATTACTGTAGGAAAACACACGGAAACCACCGCTATTACCGCGGTTATGGAAAATCAGAGGTTCAGATTCTCACTTTAGGCAGCCAAGAATGGAGAAGTCTTGGGCAAGTAAATTACCACATGTTGGAGGCGCCATCACAAGTTTTGGTCAATGGAAGACTTCATTGGTGTACCTGGCCACGATACCGTGGTCCAAGTCGCTTGCTAATCTCCTTTGACATTGCAGATGAACAATTCCGGGTAGTCGAGAAACCTGATGAGCTACACAGGATCCACTATGACTTGGTGAATTTAGGTGGTTGCCTTTCTGCCGCCGTCCCTTGCAGTTCTGGGAAAGAGATTTGGGTTATGAAAGAGTATGATGTGAAGGAGTCTTGGATCAAGGAATACAACATTGGAATTCATGTGCCAAGAGGATTGGAACAAGATTTGATTCCATCTTTCAGGGACTCAAAGTTCTTTAGGAACAGAAGCTTCGTTCGAGTCTTGTGCCTTCTgaaaaatggagaaatctTGTTGGAGTATAAATGTAGAGCTTTGGTTTCTTACAACCCAAGAAATGAAATGTTTAAGGATCTTTTGCTACATGGGATGCCAAACTTGTTCGAAGCTAGTGTTCATGAGGGCAGCCTCAGTTGGATCGACTCTTTCAGTGATAATGATTTATAA
- the LOC102619455 gene encoding F-box protein At3g07870-like encodes MAISRFLKMKSCITRSKFQAKEAAKEEDGVLATNYNVSMEDLPLPILVDIFSRLPIKTILQIKCVCKSWHSLCSDPYFAKIHLARAPFSIMILEKFCKRIYTNSLVPLFTLNQGDKERLSLLSSCNGLICLHEFSYKQDVISVWNPILGDHLVLPQPKRKSVATRIRGFGYNQSTNQYKVIQILSYKDQAAISSSKLQVEVHTIGTNTWRNIGDLPYVLNQPYYGVFLNGALHWYAHSHDKRTAFMCSFDLGDEQFRQFPGPPTREYDKCRPINSISVGVSGGFLYLCDGFLEPNLDIWIMKKYGVKESWTKEFVIVNSVVSKLQRLYGSLQILNYRENMNKEATEGTELQMLFGSEALLAYNVRSKSIRRPKVFGVQTNYQAIPYIPSLVSIKKAAMNESSQML; translated from the coding sequence ATGGCCATTTCTCGCTTTCTGAAAATGAAATCTTGTATTACAAGAAGTAAATTCCAAGCCAAAGAAGCTGCTAAAGAAGAAGATGGTGTATTGGCAACTAATTATAATGTGTCCATGGAAGATCTTCCTTTGCCAATTCTTGTTGATATTTTCTCCAGGCTCCCAATCAAGACCATTCTTCAAATCAAGTGTGTTTGTAAATCCTGGCACAGCTTATGCTCGGATCCTTATTTCGCCAAAATACATCTTGCAAGAGCACCATTTTCAATAATGATTCTCGAGAAGTTCTGTAAGAGGATCTACACAAATTCCCTAGTGCCCTTGTTTACATTGAACCAAGGTGACAAGGAGAGGCTGTCTTTGCTATCTTCATGCAATGGCTTGATTTGCTTGCATGAGTTTTCTTACAAGCAAGATGTCATTTCTGTGTGGAATCCAATTCTTGGCGATCACTTGGTCCTTCCACAACCTAAAAGGAAAAGTGTTGCTACAAGAATACGTGGCTTCGGCTACAATCAGAGTACTAATCAATACAAGGTGATTCAAATTCTCAGTTACAAAGATCAAGCAGCGATTTCCTCCAGTAAGCTTCAGGTTGAAGTACATACAATTGGTACGAATACGTGGAGAAACATTGGAGACCTTCCGTATGTACTTAATCAACCATATTATGGAGTTTTTCTGAACGGTGCTCTTCATTGGTACGCTCATTCACATGATAAGAGAACGGCGTTTATGTGTTCTTTTGACCTTGGAGATGAGCAATTTCGACAATTTCCAGGTCCCCCAACTCGAGAATATGACAAATGTAGGCCCATTAACAGCATTTCTGTGGGAGTTTCAGGAGGGTTTCTGTATTTATGTGATGGTTTCTTGGAACCTAATCTTGATATTTGGATAATGAAGAAGTATGGGGTGAAGGAATCTTGGACTAAGGAGTTTGTTATAGTCAACTCAGTAGTCTCCAAGTTGCAAAGGTTATATGGATCGTTGCAAATTCTGAATTACAGAGAGAATATGAACAAGGAAGCAACCGAAGGAACTGAACTGCAAATGTTATTTGGTTCAGAAGCTCTGCTTGCTTACAATGTAAGAAGCAAAAGCATCAGAAGACCAAAAGTTTTCGGCGTTCAGACAAACTACCAAGCGATTCCTTACATTCCTAGTCTTGTTTCAATCAAAAAAGCTGCAATGAACGAAAGCTCACAGATGCTCTGA